Proteins encoded by one window of Anguilla rostrata isolate EN2019 chromosome 9, ASM1855537v3, whole genome shotgun sequence:
- the aifm1 gene encoding apoptosis-inducing factor 1, mitochondrial isoform X3, with translation MLKCKAVWQKLAPLARDSSTLCRQNMKRTVLKCGCRPTLVPRAQMSSKIPGGENMAYYILVGGTFLGAGYYAYKTLSGDKRRYEERITEMSSRSSPLSGEQPMTFLQPELKEEAEPSEEPEAQIVEEGAAVESEAPVLEGGEPQEQTAEGAAAAEEEGAAPPGPEEPTAPSETVELTETQEATLATETAAEEAPEEIAGPAVEMEPALSDQPVPEEPPAPLPPPVVESEPAPEAPPHAEEPTEPPSAPVIQSEPEPAPTPVLETIADQPSTPKVESEPALAAAPISEEPPVEHSKAAPASEPAPEPAPVEHAEPAASSVQSEPALVAESAPAESAEQPPSPASQSAPAAEDSAADPLGPEPVAAEPVVAEPSATEPVAAEPLAAESPAAEAVAALPEIPAHAPYLLIGGGTASFAAARSIRARDPGARVLIVTEEPDLPYMRPPLSKELWFSDDPTATETLRFKQWNGKERSIYFQPPSFYVSPQDLPKVENGGVAVLTSKKVVHMDVRGNKVRLDDNTEISYDKCLIATGGIPRNMQVIERAGEEVRKKVTLFRRISDFKSLEKIAREVKSITIIGGGFLGSELACALGRKSNESGLEVVQMFPEKGNMGKVLPEYLSNWTTEKVKREGVNVITDALVKNVSFKDDRVEIKLKDGRMVTTDHIVAAVGLEPSVELAKSAGLEVDADFGGFRVNAELQARSNIWVAGDAACFYDIRLGRRRVEHHDHAVVSGRLAGENMTGANKPYWHQSMFWSDLGPDVGYEAIGIVDSSLPTVGVFAKATAKDTPRAATEISGTGIRSESETEAVASGVMPINPTVPLAPQQGDDYGKGVIFYLRDKVVVGIILWNVFNRMPIARKIIKDGEEHADLNEVAKLFNIHED, from the exons ATGCTGAAGTGCAAAGCAGTGTGGCAAAAGTTGGCTCCGCTGGCCAGAGACTCGTCAACTTTATGTCGGCAAAATATGAAGAGAACAG TTTTGAAATGCGGGTGCAGGCCAACATTAGTTCCAAGGGCCCAGATGTCGTCAAAGATTCCTGGTGGAGAGAACATGGCATATTATATACTCGTGGGAGGAACTTTTCTTGGTGCGGGATACTAT GCATACAAAACACTTTCTGGAGATAAGAGAAGATATGAGGAGAGAATTACAGAAATGTCTTCAAGATCAAGTCCCCTGTCCGGAGAGCAGCCAATGACATTTCTACAGCCTGAACTTAAAG AAGAAGCTGAACCTTCAGAAG AGCCTGAGGCACAAATCGTCGAAGAAGGTGCCGCGGTGGAGAGCGAGGCTCCCGTTTTAGAAGGAGGAGAACCTCAGGAGCAGACTGCAGAGGGGGCGGCAGCCGCAGAAGAGGAGGGCGCAGCGCCCCCCGGCCCGGAGGAGCCCACGGCCCCTAGCGAAACGGTCGAATTGACCGAAACTCAAG AAGCCACGCTTGCCACGGAAACGGCTGCTGAAGAAGCGCCTGAGGAGATTGCTGGCCCTGCAGTTGAGATGG AACCAGCACTATCGGACCAGCCCGTCCCAGAGGAACCGCCAGCACCCCTTCCCCCGCCGGTGGTGGAGAGTG AACCTGCTCCTGAAGCCCCACCCCATGCAGAAGAACCAACGGAACCTCCTTCCGCACCAGTCATCCAGAGCG aaccagaaccagcaCCAACACCAGTGTTAGAAACAATAGCAGATCAGCCATCCACACCTAAGGTAGAGAGTG AACCTGCCCTGGCCGCCGCGCCCATCTCAGAAGAACCCCCAGTGGAGCATTCTAAAGCAGCCCCCGCTAGCG AACCCGCACCGGAACCCGCCCCCGTGGAGCACGCGGAACCTGCCGCGTCCTCGGTGCAGAGCG AACCTGCCCTCGTAGCAGAGAGTGCTCCGGCGGAGTCAGCAGAGCAGCCCCCATCACCCGCGTCACAGAGTG CTCCGGCGGCAGAAGATTCGGCGGCGGACCCTCTGGGACCGGAACCTGTGGCAGCAGAACCTGTGGTGGCGGAACCCTCGGCAACGGAGCCTGTGGCGGCGGAACCTCTGGCAGCGGAATCGCCGGCCGCCGAAGCGGTCGCCGCCCTCCCCGAAATCCCTGCCCACGCTCCCTACCTGCTGATCGGGGGCGGCACCGCCTCTTTTGCTGCCGCCAGGTCCATTCGGGCCCGGGATCCCGGAGCCAGG GTGCTGATCGTTACTGAAGAGCCGGACCTGCCGTACATGCGACCTCCGCTCTCCAAGGAGCTCTGGTTCTCCGATGACCCCACCGCCACGGAAACCCTTCGATTCAAGCAGTGGAACGGCAAAGAGAGAAG TATCTATTTCCAGCCTCCCTCATTCTACGTCAGTCCTCAGGATTTGCCAAAGGTTGAAAATGGTGGTGTGGCTGTTCTCACCAGCAAAAAG GTGGTGCACATGGATGTGAGAGGAAACAAAGTGCGTCTGGACGACAACACTGAGATCTCCTACGACAAGTGCCTGATCGCCACAG gtGGAATACCACGAAACATGCAGGTCATTGAGAGGGCAGGGGAAGAAGTGAGAAAGAAGGTTACTCTGTTCCGGAGG ATAAGTGACTTCAAATCCTTGGAGAAAATTGCCAGGGAGGTCAAGTCGATCACCATCATTGGAGGAGGATTCCTTGGAAGTGAACTGGCTTGTGCTCTGGGCAGGAAAT CAAATGAATCTGGCTTGGAGGTCGTCCAGATGTTCCCAGAGAAGGGTAACATGGGCAAGGTCCTTCCAGAGTATCTGAGCAACTGGACAACGGAGAAAGTGAAGAGAG AGGGGGTAAACGTCATTACGGATGCGCTTGTGAAGAACGTCAGCTTCAAGGACGACAGAGTGGAAATCAAGCTGAAGGATGGGCGAATG GTGACGACTGATCACATCGTAGCTGCTGTTGGGCTGGAGCCCAGTGTGGAGCTTGCCAAATCGGCAGGTCTGGAGGTGGATGCGGACTTTGGAGGGTTCAGAGTCAACGCTGAACTGCAAGCTCGCTCCAATATTTGGGTG GCTGGTGACGCAGCCTGCTTCTATGACATCAGACTAGGCCGCCGGCGTGTGGAGCACCATGACCACGCGGTGGTTAGCGGCAGGCTCGCCGGAGAGAATATGACCGGGGCTAACAAACCCTACTGGCACCAGTCCATGTTCTG GAGTGACCTTGGCCCTGATGTGGGCTACGAAGCCATTGGGATTGTAGACAGCAGCCTCCCCACAGTCGGAGTATTTGCCAAAGCCACTGCTAAAGATACCCCCAGAGCTGCAACAGAGATATCAG GAACTGGAATTCGTTCTGAGAGCGAGACCGAAGCTGTCGCCAGCGGAGTGATGCCTATAAACCCGACTGTCCCGCTGGCTCCGCAGCAGGGAGATGACTACGGGAAGGGAGTGATCTTCTACCTGCGTGACAAGGTGGTGGTGGGAATAATCCTGTGGAACGTCTTCAACAGAATGCCCATCGCTAGGAAG aTCATAAAAGATGGAGAAGAGCATGCCGATCTGAATGAGGTCGCCAAGCTTTTCAACATTCACGAAGACTGA
- the aifm1 gene encoding apoptosis-inducing factor 1, mitochondrial isoform X5 has translation MLKCKAVWQKLAPLARDSSTLCRQNMKRTVLKCGCRPTLVPRAQMSSKIPGGENMAYYILVGGTFLGAGYYAYKTLSGDKRRYEERITEMSSRSSPLSGEQPMTFLQPELKEEAEPSEAPAAEDSAADPLGPEPVAAEPVVAEPSATEPVAAEPLAAESPAAEAVAALPEIPAHAPYLLIGGGTASFAAARSIRARDPGARVLIVTEEPDLPYMRPPLSKELWFSDDPTATETLRFKQWNGKERSIYFQPPSFYVSPQDLPKVENGGVAVLTSKKVVHMDVRGNKVRLDDNTEISYDKCLIATGGIPRNMQVIERAGEEVRKKVTLFRRISDFKSLEKIAREVKSITIIGGGFLGSELACALGRKSNESGLEVVQMFPEKGNMGKVLPEYLSNWTTEKVKREGVNVITDALVKNVSFKDDRVEIKLKDGRMVTTDHIVAAVGLEPSVELAKSAGLEVDADFGGFRVNAELQARSNIWVAGDAACFYDIRLGRRRVEHHDHAVVSGRLAGENMTGANKPYWHQSMFWSDLGPDVGYEAIGIVDSSLPTVGVFAKATAKDTPRAATEISGTGIRSESETEAVASGVMPINPTVPLAPQQGDDYGKGVIFYLRDKVVVGIILWNVFNRMPIARKIIKDGEEHADLNEVAKLFNIHED, from the exons ATGCTGAAGTGCAAAGCAGTGTGGCAAAAGTTGGCTCCGCTGGCCAGAGACTCGTCAACTTTATGTCGGCAAAATATGAAGAGAACAG TTTTGAAATGCGGGTGCAGGCCAACATTAGTTCCAAGGGCCCAGATGTCGTCAAAGATTCCTGGTGGAGAGAACATGGCATATTATATACTCGTGGGAGGAACTTTTCTTGGTGCGGGATACTAT GCATACAAAACACTTTCTGGAGATAAGAGAAGATATGAGGAGAGAATTACAGAAATGTCTTCAAGATCAAGTCCCCTGTCCGGAGAGCAGCCAATGACATTTCTACAGCCTGAACTTAAAG AAGAAGCTGAACCTTCAGAAG CTCCGGCGGCAGAAGATTCGGCGGCGGACCCTCTGGGACCGGAACCTGTGGCAGCAGAACCTGTGGTGGCGGAACCCTCGGCAACGGAGCCTGTGGCGGCGGAACCTCTGGCAGCGGAATCGCCGGCCGCCGAAGCGGTCGCCGCCCTCCCCGAAATCCCTGCCCACGCTCCCTACCTGCTGATCGGGGGCGGCACCGCCTCTTTTGCTGCCGCCAGGTCCATTCGGGCCCGGGATCCCGGAGCCAGG GTGCTGATCGTTACTGAAGAGCCGGACCTGCCGTACATGCGACCTCCGCTCTCCAAGGAGCTCTGGTTCTCCGATGACCCCACCGCCACGGAAACCCTTCGATTCAAGCAGTGGAACGGCAAAGAGAGAAG TATCTATTTCCAGCCTCCCTCATTCTACGTCAGTCCTCAGGATTTGCCAAAGGTTGAAAATGGTGGTGTGGCTGTTCTCACCAGCAAAAAG GTGGTGCACATGGATGTGAGAGGAAACAAAGTGCGTCTGGACGACAACACTGAGATCTCCTACGACAAGTGCCTGATCGCCACAG gtGGAATACCACGAAACATGCAGGTCATTGAGAGGGCAGGGGAAGAAGTGAGAAAGAAGGTTACTCTGTTCCGGAGG ATAAGTGACTTCAAATCCTTGGAGAAAATTGCCAGGGAGGTCAAGTCGATCACCATCATTGGAGGAGGATTCCTTGGAAGTGAACTGGCTTGTGCTCTGGGCAGGAAAT CAAATGAATCTGGCTTGGAGGTCGTCCAGATGTTCCCAGAGAAGGGTAACATGGGCAAGGTCCTTCCAGAGTATCTGAGCAACTGGACAACGGAGAAAGTGAAGAGAG AGGGGGTAAACGTCATTACGGATGCGCTTGTGAAGAACGTCAGCTTCAAGGACGACAGAGTGGAAATCAAGCTGAAGGATGGGCGAATG GTGACGACTGATCACATCGTAGCTGCTGTTGGGCTGGAGCCCAGTGTGGAGCTTGCCAAATCGGCAGGTCTGGAGGTGGATGCGGACTTTGGAGGGTTCAGAGTCAACGCTGAACTGCAAGCTCGCTCCAATATTTGGGTG GCTGGTGACGCAGCCTGCTTCTATGACATCAGACTAGGCCGCCGGCGTGTGGAGCACCATGACCACGCGGTGGTTAGCGGCAGGCTCGCCGGAGAGAATATGACCGGGGCTAACAAACCCTACTGGCACCAGTCCATGTTCTG GAGTGACCTTGGCCCTGATGTGGGCTACGAAGCCATTGGGATTGTAGACAGCAGCCTCCCCACAGTCGGAGTATTTGCCAAAGCCACTGCTAAAGATACCCCCAGAGCTGCAACAGAGATATCAG GAACTGGAATTCGTTCTGAGAGCGAGACCGAAGCTGTCGCCAGCGGAGTGATGCCTATAAACCCGACTGTCCCGCTGGCTCCGCAGCAGGGAGATGACTACGGGAAGGGAGTGATCTTCTACCTGCGTGACAAGGTGGTGGTGGGAATAATCCTGTGGAACGTCTTCAACAGAATGCCCATCGCTAGGAAG aTCATAAAAGATGGAGAAGAGCATGCCGATCTGAATGAGGTCGCCAAGCTTTTCAACATTCACGAAGACTGA
- the aifm1 gene encoding apoptosis-inducing factor 1, mitochondrial isoform X1, which yields MLKCKAVWQKLAPLARDSSTLCRQNMKRTVLKCGCRPTLVPRAQMSSKIPGGENMAYYILVGGTFLGAGYYAYKTLSGDKRRYEERITEMSSRSSPLSGEQPMTFLQPELKEEAEPSEEPEAQIVEEGAAVESEAPVLEGGEPQEQTAEGAAAAEEEGAAPPGPEEPTAPSETVELTETQEPVEVSHSLTVESEATLATETAAEEAPEEIAGPAVEMEPALSDQPVPEEPPAPLPPPVVESEPAPEAPPHAEEPTEPPSAPVIQSEPEPAPTPVLETIADQPSTPKVESEPALAAAPISEEPPVEHSKAAPASEPAPEPAPVEHAEPAASSVQSEPALVAESAPAESAEQPPSPASQSAPAAEDSAADPLGPEPVAAEPVVAEPSATEPVAAEPLAAESPAAEAVAALPEIPAHAPYLLIGGGTASFAAARSIRARDPGARVLIVTEEPDLPYMRPPLSKELWFSDDPTATETLRFKQWNGKERSIYFQPPSFYVSPQDLPKVENGGVAVLTSKKVVHMDVRGNKVRLDDNTEISYDKCLIATGGIPRNMQVIERAGEEVRKKVTLFRRISDFKSLEKIAREVKSITIIGGGFLGSELACALGRKSNESGLEVVQMFPEKGNMGKVLPEYLSNWTTEKVKREGVNVITDALVKNVSFKDDRVEIKLKDGRMVTTDHIVAAVGLEPSVELAKSAGLEVDADFGGFRVNAELQARSNIWVAGDAACFYDIRLGRRRVEHHDHAVVSGRLAGENMTGANKPYWHQSMFWSDLGPDVGYEAIGIVDSSLPTVGVFAKATAKDTPRAATEISGTGIRSESETEAVASGVMPINPTVPLAPQQGDDYGKGVIFYLRDKVVVGIILWNVFNRMPIARKIIKDGEEHADLNEVAKLFNIHED from the exons ATGCTGAAGTGCAAAGCAGTGTGGCAAAAGTTGGCTCCGCTGGCCAGAGACTCGTCAACTTTATGTCGGCAAAATATGAAGAGAACAG TTTTGAAATGCGGGTGCAGGCCAACATTAGTTCCAAGGGCCCAGATGTCGTCAAAGATTCCTGGTGGAGAGAACATGGCATATTATATACTCGTGGGAGGAACTTTTCTTGGTGCGGGATACTAT GCATACAAAACACTTTCTGGAGATAAGAGAAGATATGAGGAGAGAATTACAGAAATGTCTTCAAGATCAAGTCCCCTGTCCGGAGAGCAGCCAATGACATTTCTACAGCCTGAACTTAAAG AAGAAGCTGAACCTTCAGAAG AGCCTGAGGCACAAATCGTCGAAGAAGGTGCCGCGGTGGAGAGCGAGGCTCCCGTTTTAGAAGGAGGAGAACCTCAGGAGCAGACTGCAGAGGGGGCGGCAGCCGCAGAAGAGGAGGGCGCAGCGCCCCCCGGCCCGGAGGAGCCCACGGCCCCTAGCGAAACGGTCGAATTGACCGAAACTCAAG AGCCTGTAGAAGTGTCACATTCCCTCACAGTGGAGAGCG AAGCCACGCTTGCCACGGAAACGGCTGCTGAAGAAGCGCCTGAGGAGATTGCTGGCCCTGCAGTTGAGATGG AACCAGCACTATCGGACCAGCCCGTCCCAGAGGAACCGCCAGCACCCCTTCCCCCGCCGGTGGTGGAGAGTG AACCTGCTCCTGAAGCCCCACCCCATGCAGAAGAACCAACGGAACCTCCTTCCGCACCAGTCATCCAGAGCG aaccagaaccagcaCCAACACCAGTGTTAGAAACAATAGCAGATCAGCCATCCACACCTAAGGTAGAGAGTG AACCTGCCCTGGCCGCCGCGCCCATCTCAGAAGAACCCCCAGTGGAGCATTCTAAAGCAGCCCCCGCTAGCG AACCCGCACCGGAACCCGCCCCCGTGGAGCACGCGGAACCTGCCGCGTCCTCGGTGCAGAGCG AACCTGCCCTCGTAGCAGAGAGTGCTCCGGCGGAGTCAGCAGAGCAGCCCCCATCACCCGCGTCACAGAGTG CTCCGGCGGCAGAAGATTCGGCGGCGGACCCTCTGGGACCGGAACCTGTGGCAGCAGAACCTGTGGTGGCGGAACCCTCGGCAACGGAGCCTGTGGCGGCGGAACCTCTGGCAGCGGAATCGCCGGCCGCCGAAGCGGTCGCCGCCCTCCCCGAAATCCCTGCCCACGCTCCCTACCTGCTGATCGGGGGCGGCACCGCCTCTTTTGCTGCCGCCAGGTCCATTCGGGCCCGGGATCCCGGAGCCAGG GTGCTGATCGTTACTGAAGAGCCGGACCTGCCGTACATGCGACCTCCGCTCTCCAAGGAGCTCTGGTTCTCCGATGACCCCACCGCCACGGAAACCCTTCGATTCAAGCAGTGGAACGGCAAAGAGAGAAG TATCTATTTCCAGCCTCCCTCATTCTACGTCAGTCCTCAGGATTTGCCAAAGGTTGAAAATGGTGGTGTGGCTGTTCTCACCAGCAAAAAG GTGGTGCACATGGATGTGAGAGGAAACAAAGTGCGTCTGGACGACAACACTGAGATCTCCTACGACAAGTGCCTGATCGCCACAG gtGGAATACCACGAAACATGCAGGTCATTGAGAGGGCAGGGGAAGAAGTGAGAAAGAAGGTTACTCTGTTCCGGAGG ATAAGTGACTTCAAATCCTTGGAGAAAATTGCCAGGGAGGTCAAGTCGATCACCATCATTGGAGGAGGATTCCTTGGAAGTGAACTGGCTTGTGCTCTGGGCAGGAAAT CAAATGAATCTGGCTTGGAGGTCGTCCAGATGTTCCCAGAGAAGGGTAACATGGGCAAGGTCCTTCCAGAGTATCTGAGCAACTGGACAACGGAGAAAGTGAAGAGAG AGGGGGTAAACGTCATTACGGATGCGCTTGTGAAGAACGTCAGCTTCAAGGACGACAGAGTGGAAATCAAGCTGAAGGATGGGCGAATG GTGACGACTGATCACATCGTAGCTGCTGTTGGGCTGGAGCCCAGTGTGGAGCTTGCCAAATCGGCAGGTCTGGAGGTGGATGCGGACTTTGGAGGGTTCAGAGTCAACGCTGAACTGCAAGCTCGCTCCAATATTTGGGTG GCTGGTGACGCAGCCTGCTTCTATGACATCAGACTAGGCCGCCGGCGTGTGGAGCACCATGACCACGCGGTGGTTAGCGGCAGGCTCGCCGGAGAGAATATGACCGGGGCTAACAAACCCTACTGGCACCAGTCCATGTTCTG GAGTGACCTTGGCCCTGATGTGGGCTACGAAGCCATTGGGATTGTAGACAGCAGCCTCCCCACAGTCGGAGTATTTGCCAAAGCCACTGCTAAAGATACCCCCAGAGCTGCAACAGAGATATCAG GAACTGGAATTCGTTCTGAGAGCGAGACCGAAGCTGTCGCCAGCGGAGTGATGCCTATAAACCCGACTGTCCCGCTGGCTCCGCAGCAGGGAGATGACTACGGGAAGGGAGTGATCTTCTACCTGCGTGACAAGGTGGTGGTGGGAATAATCCTGTGGAACGTCTTCAACAGAATGCCCATCGCTAGGAAG aTCATAAAAGATGGAGAAGAGCATGCCGATCTGAATGAGGTCGCCAAGCTTTTCAACATTCACGAAGACTGA
- the aifm1 gene encoding apoptosis-inducing factor 1, mitochondrial isoform X2, producing MLKCKAVWQKLAPLARDSSTLCRQNMKRTVLKCGCRPTLVPRAQMSSKIPGGENMAYYILVGGTFLGAGYYAYKTLSGDKRRYEERITEMSSRSSPLSGEQPMTFLQPELKEAEPSEEPEAQIVEEGAAVESEAPVLEGGEPQEQTAEGAAAAEEEGAAPPGPEEPTAPSETVELTETQEPVEVSHSLTVESEATLATETAAEEAPEEIAGPAVEMEPALSDQPVPEEPPAPLPPPVVESEPAPEAPPHAEEPTEPPSAPVIQSEPEPAPTPVLETIADQPSTPKVESEPALAAAPISEEPPVEHSKAAPASEPAPEPAPVEHAEPAASSVQSEPALVAESAPAESAEQPPSPASQSAPAAEDSAADPLGPEPVAAEPVVAEPSATEPVAAEPLAAESPAAEAVAALPEIPAHAPYLLIGGGTASFAAARSIRARDPGARVLIVTEEPDLPYMRPPLSKELWFSDDPTATETLRFKQWNGKERSIYFQPPSFYVSPQDLPKVENGGVAVLTSKKVVHMDVRGNKVRLDDNTEISYDKCLIATGGIPRNMQVIERAGEEVRKKVTLFRRISDFKSLEKIAREVKSITIIGGGFLGSELACALGRKSNESGLEVVQMFPEKGNMGKVLPEYLSNWTTEKVKREGVNVITDALVKNVSFKDDRVEIKLKDGRMVTTDHIVAAVGLEPSVELAKSAGLEVDADFGGFRVNAELQARSNIWVAGDAACFYDIRLGRRRVEHHDHAVVSGRLAGENMTGANKPYWHQSMFWSDLGPDVGYEAIGIVDSSLPTVGVFAKATAKDTPRAATEISGTGIRSESETEAVASGVMPINPTVPLAPQQGDDYGKGVIFYLRDKVVVGIILWNVFNRMPIARKIIKDGEEHADLNEVAKLFNIHED from the exons ATGCTGAAGTGCAAAGCAGTGTGGCAAAAGTTGGCTCCGCTGGCCAGAGACTCGTCAACTTTATGTCGGCAAAATATGAAGAGAACAG TTTTGAAATGCGGGTGCAGGCCAACATTAGTTCCAAGGGCCCAGATGTCGTCAAAGATTCCTGGTGGAGAGAACATGGCATATTATATACTCGTGGGAGGAACTTTTCTTGGTGCGGGATACTAT GCATACAAAACACTTTCTGGAGATAAGAGAAGATATGAGGAGAGAATTACAGAAATGTCTTCAAGATCAAGTCCCCTGTCCGGAGAGCAGCCAATGACATTTCTACAGCCTGAACTTAAAG AAGCTGAACCTTCAGAAG AGCCTGAGGCACAAATCGTCGAAGAAGGTGCCGCGGTGGAGAGCGAGGCTCCCGTTTTAGAAGGAGGAGAACCTCAGGAGCAGACTGCAGAGGGGGCGGCAGCCGCAGAAGAGGAGGGCGCAGCGCCCCCCGGCCCGGAGGAGCCCACGGCCCCTAGCGAAACGGTCGAATTGACCGAAACTCAAG AGCCTGTAGAAGTGTCACATTCCCTCACAGTGGAGAGCG AAGCCACGCTTGCCACGGAAACGGCTGCTGAAGAAGCGCCTGAGGAGATTGCTGGCCCTGCAGTTGAGATGG AACCAGCACTATCGGACCAGCCCGTCCCAGAGGAACCGCCAGCACCCCTTCCCCCGCCGGTGGTGGAGAGTG AACCTGCTCCTGAAGCCCCACCCCATGCAGAAGAACCAACGGAACCTCCTTCCGCACCAGTCATCCAGAGCG aaccagaaccagcaCCAACACCAGTGTTAGAAACAATAGCAGATCAGCCATCCACACCTAAGGTAGAGAGTG AACCTGCCCTGGCCGCCGCGCCCATCTCAGAAGAACCCCCAGTGGAGCATTCTAAAGCAGCCCCCGCTAGCG AACCCGCACCGGAACCCGCCCCCGTGGAGCACGCGGAACCTGCCGCGTCCTCGGTGCAGAGCG AACCTGCCCTCGTAGCAGAGAGTGCTCCGGCGGAGTCAGCAGAGCAGCCCCCATCACCCGCGTCACAGAGTG CTCCGGCGGCAGAAGATTCGGCGGCGGACCCTCTGGGACCGGAACCTGTGGCAGCAGAACCTGTGGTGGCGGAACCCTCGGCAACGGAGCCTGTGGCGGCGGAACCTCTGGCAGCGGAATCGCCGGCCGCCGAAGCGGTCGCCGCCCTCCCCGAAATCCCTGCCCACGCTCCCTACCTGCTGATCGGGGGCGGCACCGCCTCTTTTGCTGCCGCCAGGTCCATTCGGGCCCGGGATCCCGGAGCCAGG GTGCTGATCGTTACTGAAGAGCCGGACCTGCCGTACATGCGACCTCCGCTCTCCAAGGAGCTCTGGTTCTCCGATGACCCCACCGCCACGGAAACCCTTCGATTCAAGCAGTGGAACGGCAAAGAGAGAAG TATCTATTTCCAGCCTCCCTCATTCTACGTCAGTCCTCAGGATTTGCCAAAGGTTGAAAATGGTGGTGTGGCTGTTCTCACCAGCAAAAAG GTGGTGCACATGGATGTGAGAGGAAACAAAGTGCGTCTGGACGACAACACTGAGATCTCCTACGACAAGTGCCTGATCGCCACAG gtGGAATACCACGAAACATGCAGGTCATTGAGAGGGCAGGGGAAGAAGTGAGAAAGAAGGTTACTCTGTTCCGGAGG ATAAGTGACTTCAAATCCTTGGAGAAAATTGCCAGGGAGGTCAAGTCGATCACCATCATTGGAGGAGGATTCCTTGGAAGTGAACTGGCTTGTGCTCTGGGCAGGAAAT CAAATGAATCTGGCTTGGAGGTCGTCCAGATGTTCCCAGAGAAGGGTAACATGGGCAAGGTCCTTCCAGAGTATCTGAGCAACTGGACAACGGAGAAAGTGAAGAGAG AGGGGGTAAACGTCATTACGGATGCGCTTGTGAAGAACGTCAGCTTCAAGGACGACAGAGTGGAAATCAAGCTGAAGGATGGGCGAATG GTGACGACTGATCACATCGTAGCTGCTGTTGGGCTGGAGCCCAGTGTGGAGCTTGCCAAATCGGCAGGTCTGGAGGTGGATGCGGACTTTGGAGGGTTCAGAGTCAACGCTGAACTGCAAGCTCGCTCCAATATTTGGGTG GCTGGTGACGCAGCCTGCTTCTATGACATCAGACTAGGCCGCCGGCGTGTGGAGCACCATGACCACGCGGTGGTTAGCGGCAGGCTCGCCGGAGAGAATATGACCGGGGCTAACAAACCCTACTGGCACCAGTCCATGTTCTG GAGTGACCTTGGCCCTGATGTGGGCTACGAAGCCATTGGGATTGTAGACAGCAGCCTCCCCACAGTCGGAGTATTTGCCAAAGCCACTGCTAAAGATACCCCCAGAGCTGCAACAGAGATATCAG GAACTGGAATTCGTTCTGAGAGCGAGACCGAAGCTGTCGCCAGCGGAGTGATGCCTATAAACCCGACTGTCCCGCTGGCTCCGCAGCAGGGAGATGACTACGGGAAGGGAGTGATCTTCTACCTGCGTGACAAGGTGGTGGTGGGAATAATCCTGTGGAACGTCTTCAACAGAATGCCCATCGCTAGGAAG aTCATAAAAGATGGAGAAGAGCATGCCGATCTGAATGAGGTCGCCAAGCTTTTCAACATTCACGAAGACTGA